In a single window of the Hippoglossus hippoglossus isolate fHipHip1 chromosome 7, fHipHip1.pri, whole genome shotgun sequence genome:
- the LOC117764580 gene encoding N-acetyltransferase family 8 member 3, which yields MAQKSHAQFSIRDYRPSDQHVVTSLFRDGILEHVYPAFFKALSHPDHVGIALSISMAGYVLGGSSYFQALLFGGAWAGLIYYCCHDICEGYMTRRLSTDMADIQAHYLDNPDSGFWVAEADVGGQTKVVGMAAVTGKRAEEESARFDDRNGGVAGGGSEPDQDAGDGSHGEMSHMVVVFPHRRSTLGSQLMQKALDFCKERGHARLVLDVSSPQTAAIALCQKIGFVQTASHGNTHANRWFSKLARINVMRMEKFI from the exons ATGGCCCAGAAAAGTCACG CTCAGTTCTCCATCAGGGACTACAGACCTTCAGATCAACATGTGGTCACGTCGCTCTTCCGTGACGGGATCCTCGAACATGTGTACCCGGCCTTCTTCAAGGCCCTGAGCCACCCCGACCACGTGGGCATCGCTCTGAGCATCTCCATGGCCGGCTACGTGCTCGGCGGCAGCTCCTACTTCCAGGCGTTGCTCTTCGGCGGCGCCTGGGCCGGCCTCATCTACTACTGCTGCCACGACATCTGCGAAGGCTACATGACGAGGCGGCTGAGCACGGACATGGCCGACATTCAGGCCCACTACCTGGACAACCCAGATAGTGGTTTCTGGGTGGCGGAGGCGGACGTAGGCGGCCAGACGAAGGTGGTGGGGATGGCGGCAGTGACGGGGAAGAGGGCGGAGGAGGAAAGCGCGAGGTTTGACGACAGGAACGGAGGAGTGGCGGGCGGAGGTTCGGAGCCCGACCAGGACGCTGGAGACGGGAGCCACGGCGAGATGTCCCACATGGTCGTGGTTTTCCCACATCGCCGTAGCACCCTGGGCTCGCAGCTGATGCAGAAGGCCCTGGACTTCTGCAAAGAGCGAGGCCACGCCCGCCTCGTCCTGGACGTCAGCTCGCCGCAGACGGCCGCCATCGCCCTGTGCCAAAAAATCGGCTTCGTTCAAACGGCCTCGCACGGCAACACGCACGCCAACCGCTGGTTCTCCAAACTGGCCAGAATCAATGTGATGCGAATGGAGAAGTTCATCTAG